The DNA window CGCGACAATCCCAAAGATTCACCGTGCTATCGTTTGAAGGAGCCGCGCACGAAGTGTACTCACGCAGTAAGCGGGCACGGACTCCTTCAAAGGTCACACGCTCCTTCAAAGTGAATCGGGGACGTCGGGTCACTCCGTCAGGGCAACGCTTCCCCGCGCGCCGCCACCAGGAGCTTGTACCAGTCCTCGCGGCTCAGCTCGACGTCGTCGGCCTTGACCATCTCGGCGATGCGCTGCGGCTTGATGGTTCCGATGATCGGCACAATGCCGCTGGGGTGCTTCAGCAGCCAGGCGACGGCGAGCACCGATCGGCTGATGCCGTACTTGCCGGCGACTTCGTCCATGACGTGCTGCAACTTGCTGAGCACGGCCGCCTTCGGATTCGACGCCTCGACCGTGCCGCCGTCGCCGAGCACACCGCCGCCGAGCGGGCTCCAGGCCATCGGGGTGATCTTCTGGGCGAGGCACTGGTCGAGCGTTCCGTCGTAGAAGCAGTCGAGCCGGGCGAGGTGGACTTCGACCTGGTTCACCGCCAGCGGAAACGGGCAGGCCGATTGCAACGCCGTCACGAACGACGGGCTGAAGTTGCTGACGCCGAACTCGCCCACCTTGCCCTGCTGGCGGAGGGTATTGAAGGCGCCGGCGACCTCGGCGGGGTTCATCAGCAGGTCGGGGCGGTGGAGCTGGTAGAGGTCGATCGTGTCGACGCCGAGCCGCTGGAGCGACTGTTCGCAGGATCGCAGGATGTGGTCGCGGGAGAAGTCGTAGCGGTGCTGAACGCCGGGCGCGGGAAGGATGATGCCGCACTTGGTGGCGATGAGCACGCGGTCGCGCATGCCGGCGACCTGGCGCAGCACGTCGCCGAAGACTTTCTCGCAGACGCCGGCGCAGTAGATGTCGGCGTGGTCGAAGAGGGTGTAGCCGGCCTCGTAGGCGGCGATGACAGCCCGGCGGCCTTCGGCTTCGCGGTCGGGGGTGACCTCGGCCGGGTTCATGGTGCTGACAAGGCGCCAGCAGCCGTAACTAAGACGAGTCGCGACAAGCGGTGAGCGGCCGATGAGTTGGGTTCG is part of the Humisphaera borealis genome and encodes:
- a CDS encoding aldo/keto reductase; protein product: MRTQLIGRSPLVATRLSYGCWRLVSTMNPAEVTPDREAEGRRAVIAAYEAGYTLFDHADIYCAGVCEKVFGDVLRQVAGMRDRVLIATKCGIILPAPGVQHRYDFSRDHILRSCEQSLQRLGVDTIDLYQLHRPDLLMNPAEVAGAFNTLRQQGKVGEFGVSNFSPSFVTALQSACPFPLAVNQVEVHLARLDCFYDGTLDQCLAQKITPMAWSPLGGGVLGDGGTVEASNPKAAVLSKLQHVMDEVAGKYGISRSVLAVAWLLKHPSGIVPIIGTIKPQRIAEMVKADDVELSREDWYKLLVAARGEALP